In a single window of the Bacillus mycoides genome:
- the rpmJ gene encoding 50S ribosomal protein L36 — protein sequence MKVRPSVKPICEKCKVIRRRGKVMVICENPKHKQKQG from the coding sequence ATGAAAGTAAGACCGTCAGTTAAACCAATCTGCGAAAAATGTAAAGTTATTCGTAGACGTGGAAAAGTAATGGTTATTTGTGAAAACCCTAAACATAAACAAAAACAAGGTTAA
- a CDS encoding DUF2521 family protein yields the protein MNVIVSLQEKQKEKQLKYERKMLRELSLKTLRLNIRDAFQMQELHRQYEDYCIELGIESYLLGARYSKFGYHGESFFDVKYRALEEEQQLTETLFQFLTSMTIREIKLQDEELLFESCQQFIGLWWQEGYEKGERRYRLKLH from the coding sequence ATGAATGTCATTGTCAGCTTACAAGAAAAACAAAAAGAAAAGCAGTTAAAATACGAGCGGAAGATGCTGCGAGAATTATCATTAAAAACATTGCGTTTAAATATTCGTGATGCCTTTCAGATGCAAGAACTTCATCGTCAGTATGAAGATTATTGCATTGAACTAGGGATAGAATCTTATTTATTAGGAGCGAGATACAGTAAATTTGGTTATCATGGCGAATCATTCTTTGATGTGAAATATAGGGCTTTAGAAGAAGAACAACAATTAACTGAAACGTTATTTCAATTTTTAACGAGTATGACTATACGTGAAATTAAGTTGCAAGACGAGGAATTGCTTTTTGAATCTTGCCAGCAGTTTATCGGCTTGTGGTGGCAGGAAGGCTATGAAAAAGGCGAAAGAAGATATCGATTAAAGCTACACTAA
- the rpsI gene encoding 30S ribosomal protein S9, with protein MAQVQYYGTGRRKSSVARVRLVPGEGRVIINGRDFENYIPFAALREVVKQPLVATETLGNYNVLVNVNGGGYTGQAGAIRHGISRALLKADPEYRLTLKRAGLLTRDARMKERKKYGLKGARRAPQFSKR; from the coding sequence TTGGCACAGGTTCAATACTATGGCACTGGACGTCGTAAGAGTTCAGTAGCGCGCGTACGCCTAGTTCCAGGCGAAGGACGCGTTATTATTAACGGTCGTGATTTTGAAAACTATATCCCATTTGCTGCATTACGTGAAGTAGTGAAACAACCTCTAGTTGCAACAGAAACTTTAGGTAACTACAATGTACTTGTAAACGTAAATGGTGGTGGATACACTGGTCAAGCTGGTGCTATTCGTCACGGTATTTCTCGCGCTTTATTAAAAGCTGATCCAGAATACCGTCTAACATTAAAACGTGCGGGTCTATTAACTCGTGACGCACGTATGAAAGAGCGTAAAAAATACGGTCTTAAAGGCGCACGTCGTGCACCTCAGTTCTCAAAACGTTAA
- a CDS encoding energy-coupling factor ABC transporter ATP-binding protein: MEITFQKVEHRYQYKTPFERRALYDVDVSFPSGGYYAIIGHTGSGKSTMIQHLNGLLQPTNGTVQIGEHLISAGKKEKKLKPLRKKVGVVFQFPEHQLFEETVEKDICFGPTNFGVSEEEAKQKAKDAIQLVGLDIELLARSPFELSGGQMRRVAIAGVLAMEPEVLVLDEPTAGLDPKGQHELMEMFYNLHKEQGLTVILVTHNMEDAAKYADQIVVMHKGTVFLQGRAEEVFSYADELEQIGVDLPMSLKYKRAIEEKFGISISKATLSLEDLTHEVVQVLRKGGHESCSS, encoded by the coding sequence TTGGAGATTACATTCCAAAAAGTAGAACATCGTTATCAATATAAAACTCCATTTGAAAGACGCGCACTTTATGATGTAGACGTGTCGTTTCCAAGTGGGGGCTATTATGCCATTATCGGTCATACTGGTTCAGGTAAGTCGACGATGATTCAACATTTAAATGGTTTATTGCAGCCGACAAATGGTACGGTTCAAATTGGTGAACATTTAATTTCAGCAGGGAAGAAAGAGAAAAAGCTTAAGCCGCTACGAAAAAAAGTAGGGGTTGTCTTTCAGTTTCCAGAACATCAACTATTTGAAGAAACAGTTGAAAAGGACATTTGTTTTGGACCGACTAATTTTGGTGTATCTGAAGAAGAGGCAAAACAAAAGGCGAAAGATGCAATCCAGCTTGTTGGATTGGACATAGAGTTATTAGCACGTTCTCCGTTTGAATTAAGCGGTGGGCAAATGAGGCGTGTTGCAATAGCAGGCGTACTTGCGATGGAACCCGAAGTGCTTGTATTAGATGAACCTACAGCAGGGCTTGATCCAAAAGGACAGCATGAGCTCATGGAGATGTTTTACAATTTGCATAAGGAACAGGGGCTTACAGTCATTCTTGTTACCCATAATATGGAGGATGCGGCTAAGTATGCAGATCAAATAGTGGTCATGCATAAAGGAACGGTCTTTTTGCAAGGAAGAGCAGAGGAAGTATTTTCATATGCTGATGAATTAGAACAAATCGGTGTGGATCTTCCAATGTCTTTAAAGTATAAACGTGCAATTGAAGAGAAGTTTGGTATTTCAATTTCGAAGGCTACCTTATCTTTAGAGGATCTTACTCATGAAGTTGTACAGGTGTTACGAAAAGGTGGTCATGAATCATGCAGCAGTTGA
- the rpsM gene encoding 30S ribosomal protein S13 codes for MARIAGVDIPRDKRVVISLTYVFGIGRTTAEKILTEAGISSETRVRDLSEDELGRIRDIIDRIKVEGDLRREVSLNIKRLMEIGSYRGLRHRRGLPVRGQNSKNNARTRKGPRRTVANKKK; via the coding sequence ATGGCACGTATCGCAGGTGTAGATATTCCTCGTGACAAGCGCGTTGTTATTTCTTTAACTTACGTATTCGGCATTGGTCGCACAACTGCTGAAAAAATTCTTACAGAAGCTGGTATTTCTTCGGAAACACGAGTTCGTGATTTATCGGAAGATGAATTAGGACGTATCCGTGATATCATCGATCGTATTAAAGTTGAGGGAGACCTTCGTCGTGAAGTATCTCTTAACATTAAACGTCTAATGGAGATCGGTTCTTACCGTGGTCTTCGTCACCGTCGTGGTTTACCAGTTCGTGGTCAAAACTCTAAAAACAATGCTCGTACACGTAAAGGTCCACGTCGTACAGTAGCAAATAAAAAGAAATAA
- the rpsK gene encoding 30S ribosomal protein S11, with product MARKTNTRKKRVKKNIEAGIAHIRSTFNNTIVTLTDTHGNALSWSSAGALGFRGSRKSTPFAAQMAAEAASKVAMEHGLKTLEVTVKGPGAGREAAIRALQAAGLEVTAIRDVTPVPHNGCRPPKRRRV from the coding sequence ATGGCACGTAAAACAAACACTCGTAAAAAACGTGTGAAAAAGAATATTGAAGCTGGTATAGCTCATATTCGTTCTACTTTCAACAACACAATCGTAACACTTACAGATACTCATGGTAACGCACTTTCTTGGTCTAGTGCTGGTGCACTTGGTTTCCGTGGATCTCGTAAATCTACTCCATTCGCTGCGCAAATGGCTGCTGAAGCTGCTTCTAAAGTTGCAATGGAGCATGGTTTAAAAACTTTAGAGGTTACTGTTAAAGGTCCTGGTGCTGGTCGTGAAGCTGCAATTCGTGCTCTTCAAGCGGCAGGTCTAGAAGTAACAGCAATTAGAGATGTTACTCCAGTTCCTCATAATGGATGTCGTCCACCAAAACGTCGTCGTGTGTAA
- the truA gene encoding tRNA pseudouridine(38-40) synthase TruA codes for MERIKCTVAYDGIHFCGYQIQPQHRTVQQEIEKALQKLHKGELVRVQASGRTDSTVHAKGQVIHFDTPLSLEEWQWSNALNTMLPDDIIIRQVEKKTEEFHARYGVEKKEYRYRVLLSKTADVFRRNYVYQYPYPLEINSIRKAIPYFIGTHDFTSFCSAKTDKKDKVRTIYEIELIEQDDELIFRFVGNGFLYNMVRIIVGTLLSVGQGKLDPDSIPEILAKQNRQFAGKMAPGHGLYLWQVNYNN; via the coding sequence ATGGAAAGAATAAAATGTACAGTTGCATATGATGGCATTCATTTTTGTGGTTACCAAATTCAACCACAGCATCGGACTGTTCAACAAGAAATAGAGAAAGCATTGCAGAAGTTGCATAAAGGAGAACTTGTTCGTGTGCAGGCATCAGGCAGAACGGATTCTACCGTTCACGCCAAAGGACAAGTGATACACTTTGATACACCTTTGTCTCTTGAAGAGTGGCAATGGAGTAATGCTTTAAATACAATGTTGCCGGATGATATTATTATCAGGCAGGTAGAGAAGAAAACAGAAGAATTTCATGCACGTTACGGTGTCGAGAAAAAAGAATATCGCTATCGTGTATTATTATCAAAGACTGCGGATGTATTCCGTAGAAATTATGTATATCAATATCCATATCCACTCGAAATAAACTCTATAAGAAAAGCGATTCCTTATTTTATTGGAACGCATGACTTTACTTCTTTTTGTTCGGCAAAAACTGACAAAAAAGATAAAGTACGAACAATTTATGAAATCGAATTAATTGAGCAAGACGATGAATTAATTTTTCGCTTTGTAGGTAATGGATTTTTATATAATATGGTCAGAATTATTGTTGGTACGTTACTTAGCGTAGGTCAAGGAAAGCTTGATCCAGATAGTATTCCAGAGATTTTAGCGAAACAAAATCGCCAGTTTGCTGGAAAGATGGCTCCAGGTCATGGACTTTACTTATGGCAGGTAAACTATAACAACTAA
- a CDS encoding energy-coupling factor transporter transmembrane component T family protein — protein sequence MQQLIIGRYIPGQSLIHQLDPRTKLLIVFLYVFVVFLANNAISYGFLFLYALIALFFAKVPIRYVLSGLKPILWIFLFTFFLHIFTNKEGEVLFQLGWFSIHEKGLEQGIYISIRFFVIILMTTLLTLTTTPIEITDGLETLLKPFKRIKVPVHEIALMMSISLRFIPTLMDETSKIMKAQASRGIDFAGGPIKDRMKAIISLLVPLFISAFKRAEDLAIAMESRGYKSGEGRTKFRQLRWKISDTVTIVSLLCLACILAWVRS from the coding sequence ATGCAGCAGTTGATTATTGGGAGATATATTCCAGGTCAGTCACTCATTCATCAACTTGATCCTCGTACGAAGCTGTTGATTGTCTTTTTATATGTATTTGTTGTTTTCTTAGCAAATAATGCGATTTCATATGGATTTTTATTTTTATATGCACTCATTGCTTTATTTTTTGCAAAAGTGCCGATTCGTTATGTACTTTCGGGCTTAAAACCAATTCTGTGGATTTTTCTTTTTACATTTTTCCTGCATATTTTTACAAATAAAGAAGGGGAAGTACTATTCCAGCTTGGTTGGTTTTCGATACATGAAAAAGGATTAGAGCAAGGAATATACATTTCTATACGATTCTTCGTTATTATTTTAATGACGACATTATTAACGTTAACGACGACACCTATTGAAATTACAGATGGGTTGGAGACGTTATTAAAGCCGTTCAAGCGTATAAAAGTTCCTGTTCATGAAATCGCATTAATGATGTCAATTTCACTACGTTTTATCCCGACATTAATGGATGAAACGAGTAAAATTATGAAAGCACAAGCGTCACGTGGCATTGATTTCGCCGGGGGACCGATAAAAGATAGGATGAAAGCTATTATCTCACTACTCGTTCCATTATTTATCAGTGCTTTTAAGCGTGCAGAGGACTTAGCGATTGCGATGGAATCTCGTGGATATAAAAGTGGCGAAGGACGTACTAAATTTAGGCAACTACGCTGGAAAATAAGTGATACAGTAACAATTGTAAGCTTACTTTGTTTAGCTTGTATTTTGGCATGGGTGCGGTCGTAA
- the cwlD gene encoding N-acetylmuramoyl-L-alanine amidase CwlD, whose product MKRIRIISFALAAVVLFFLVKQEFQITKSWRAWNLPLSGKVIVLDAGHGGPDGGAVGGKDIVEKDITLEITKKVQDYLQEQGALVILTREGDYDLANKDTKSYSRRKAEDLKKRVEIINKPDVDFFASIHLNALTSSGSKGAQTFYYRSSIENERAAKFIQAELRTSLENTNRSAKTIPHVYLLKYAKTPGALIEAGFLSNVNERYMLNSEKYQQKVAAAIYRGILRYFTEKGNPPE is encoded by the coding sequence ATGAAGAGAATTCGAATTATCTCTTTTGCGCTCGCTGCGGTTGTTTTGTTTTTTTTAGTTAAACAAGAATTTCAAATTACAAAATCGTGGCGAGCTTGGAATTTACCCTTATCAGGGAAAGTGATTGTACTAGATGCTGGGCATGGTGGGCCAGACGGAGGGGCTGTTGGTGGAAAGGATATTGTAGAAAAAGACATTACACTTGAGATTACAAAAAAGGTACAAGATTATTTACAAGAACAAGGTGCTTTAGTTATTTTAACGCGTGAAGGAGATTATGATTTAGCTAATAAAGATACAAAGTCATATAGTAGACGTAAAGCAGAGGATTTAAAAAAGCGTGTTGAGATCATTAATAAGCCTGATGTAGACTTTTTTGCGAGTATTCATTTAAATGCCCTAACTAGTAGTGGATCTAAAGGCGCACAAACGTTCTACTATCGTTCTTCGATTGAAAATGAACGGGCTGCGAAATTTATACAAGCTGAATTGAGAACAAGCTTAGAAAATACGAATCGTTCTGCTAAAACAATTCCTCACGTGTATTTATTGAAGTATGCCAAAACACCAGGTGCTTTAATTGAGGCGGGCTTTTTATCGAATGTGAATGAAAGATATATGTTAAATTCGGAGAAATACCAACAAAAAGTAGCTGCTGCAATATATCGTGGTATATTACGTTATTTTACGGAAAAAGGAAATCCTCCAGAATAA
- a CDS encoding DNA-directed RNA polymerase subunit alpha produces the protein MIEIEKPKIETVELNEDAKYGKFVIEPLERGYGTTLGNSLRRILLSSLPGAAVTAIQIDGVLHEFSTVEGVVEDVTTMILNLKKLALKIYSEEEKTLEIDVQGEGIVTAADITHDSDVEILNPDLHIATLAKNAHFRMRLTAKRGRGYTPADANKSEDQPIGVIPIDSIYTPVSRVTYQVEKTRVGQVANYDKLTLDVWTDGSIGPKEAISLGAKILTEHLNIFVGLTDEAQNAEIMVEKEEDQKEKVLEMTIEELDLSVRSYNCLKRAGINTVQELANKTEEDMMKVRNLGRKSLEEVKHKLEELGLGLRKDD, from the coding sequence ATGATTGAAATCGAAAAACCGAAAATCGAAACGGTTGAACTTAACGAAGATGCTAAGTATGGCAAATTCGTGATTGAACCGCTTGAGCGTGGATATGGTACTACTTTGGGTAACTCCTTACGTCGTATTCTTTTATCCTCACTCCCTGGTGCCGCTGTAACTGCTATCCAAATCGATGGCGTTTTACACGAATTTTCAACAGTTGAGGGCGTAGTAGAAGACGTTACGACGATGATCTTAAACTTGAAAAAGTTAGCTCTTAAAATCTACTCTGAAGAAGAGAAGACGTTGGAAATCGATGTACAGGGCGAAGGTATTGTCACAGCTGCTGATATTACTCACGATAGTGATGTTGAAATCTTAAATCCAGATTTACACATTGCGACGTTAGCAAAAAATGCGCATTTCCGCATGCGTTTAACTGCAAAGCGTGGCCGTGGGTATACGCCAGCTGATGCAAATAAAAGCGAAGATCAACCAATAGGAGTAATTCCTATTGATTCTATTTATACTCCAGTATCACGTGTGACTTACCAAGTGGAAAAGACACGTGTCGGACAAGTGGCTAATTATGATAAGCTTACGCTTGATGTATGGACGGATGGAAGCATCGGGCCAAAAGAAGCTATCTCTTTAGGTGCCAAAATCTTAACTGAGCATTTAAATATCTTTGTTGGTTTAACTGACGAAGCACAAAATGCTGAGATTATGGTCGAGAAGGAAGAAGATCAAAAAGAAAAAGTTCTTGAGATGACTATCGAAGAACTAGATCTTTCTGTTCGTTCTTATAATTGCCTAAAACGTGCAGGAATTAATACTGTACAAGAGCTTGCGAACAAAACAGAAGAAGATATGATGAAAGTTCGTAACTTAGGACGTAAATCCTTAGAAGAAGTTAAACATAAACTTGAGGAATTAGGTTTAGGTTTACGTAAAGACGACTGA
- the infA gene encoding translation initiation factor IF-1: MAKDDVIEVEGTVLETLPNAMFKVELENGHVVLAHVSGKIRMNFIRILPGDKVTVELSPYDLNRGRITYRFK, translated from the coding sequence ATGGCTAAAGATGATGTAATTGAAGTCGAAGGTACCGTTCTTGAAACGTTGCCAAATGCTATGTTCAAAGTAGAATTAGAGAATGGGCATGTCGTATTGGCTCACGTTTCTGGTAAAATCCGTATGAATTTCATTCGTATTTTACCAGGAGACAAAGTTACGGTAGAATTATCTCCGTACGATTTAAATCGTGGTCGTATTACGTACCGTTTTAAATAA
- the rplQ gene encoding 50S ribosomal protein L17 — MAYRKLGRTSAQRKAMLRDLATDLIINERIQTTETRAKELRSVVEKMITLGKRGDLHARRQAAAFIRNEVANAETGQDALQKLFADVAPRYAERQGGYTRIAKIGPRRGDAAPMVIIELV, encoded by the coding sequence ATGGCATACAGAAAATTAGGCCGTACAAGTGCGCAACGTAAAGCTATGTTACGTGATTTAGCTACTGATTTAATTATCAACGAGCGCATCCAAACGACAGAAACTCGTGCAAAAGAACTTCGTTCTGTAGTGGAAAAAATGATCACTTTAGGTAAACGCGGAGATCTTCATGCTCGTCGTCAAGCAGCAGCTTTCATCCGTAATGAGGTTGCTAACGCTGAGACTGGTCAAGATGCACTTCAAAAATTATTCGCTGATGTAGCTCCACGCTATGCTGAGCGCCAAGGCGGATACACTCGTATTGCAAAAATTGGTCCACGTCGCGGAGACGCAGCACCAATGGTAATTATCGAGTTAGTATAA
- the map gene encoding type I methionyl aminopeptidase, whose translation MIICKTPREIEIMREAGRIVALTHQELKQHITPGITTKELDQIAEKTIRKYGATPSFKGYNGFPGSICASVNEELVHGIPGKRKLEEGDIISIDIGAKYNGYHGDSAWTYPVGNISESVQKLLDVTEKSLYLGLEQVKPGERLSNISHAVQTHAEENGFSIVREYVGHGIGQDLHEDPQIPHYGPPNRGPRLKPGMVICVEPMVNQGRRYVKTLSDDWTVVTVDGKWCAHFEHTIALTEAGYEILTTL comes from the coding sequence ATGATCATCTGCAAAACTCCTCGCGAGATAGAAATCATGCGAGAAGCTGGCAGGATCGTTGCTTTAACTCATCAAGAGTTGAAACAACATATTACTCCAGGAATTACAACGAAAGAGCTCGATCAAATAGCGGAAAAGACGATTCGAAAATATGGTGCTACGCCATCTTTTAAAGGATACAACGGATTTCCGGGGAGCATTTGTGCTTCTGTAAATGAAGAGCTTGTACACGGGATTCCAGGGAAGCGTAAGCTCGAAGAGGGCGATATCATCAGTATCGATATTGGTGCGAAATACAATGGGTACCATGGTGATTCTGCATGGACGTATCCAGTTGGAAACATTTCTGAATCTGTTCAAAAGCTACTTGATGTCACAGAAAAATCGTTGTATCTTGGTCTAGAACAAGTAAAACCAGGCGAAAGATTATCAAATATCTCGCATGCGGTTCAAACACATGCTGAAGAGAATGGGTTCTCGATCGTTAGGGAGTATGTTGGTCACGGAATCGGGCAAGACTTACATGAGGACCCTCAAATCCCGCACTATGGTCCACCAAATAGAGGCCCTAGATTAAAGCCGGGAATGGTCATCTGTGTTGAGCCGATGGTGAATCAAGGAAGACGATATGTAAAAACACTATCTGATGACTGGACAGTGGTAACGGTAGATGGTAAATGGTGTGCCCATTTTGAGCACACGATTGCTCTTACAGAAGCAGGATACGAAATCCTTACCACTTTATAA
- the rplM gene encoding 50S ribosomal protein L13, translating into MRTTFMAKANEVERKWYVVDAEGQTLGRLSTEVASILRGKHKPTFTPHVDTGDHVIIINAEKIHLTGNKLNDKIYYRHTNHPGGLKQRTALEMRTNYPVQMLELAIKGMLPKGRLGRQVSKKLNVYAGAEHPHQAQQPEVYELRG; encoded by the coding sequence ATGCGTACGACTTTTATGGCAAAAGCTAACGAAGTTGAGCGTAAATGGTATGTGGTTGATGCTGAAGGTCAAACTTTAGGTCGCCTATCTACTGAAGTAGCATCCATTTTACGTGGTAAACACAAACCAACATTTACACCACACGTTGACACGGGTGATCATGTAATTATTATTAACGCTGAGAAAATTCATTTAACAGGTAATAAATTAAACGATAAAATTTACTACCGTCACACTAACCACCCAGGTGGACTTAAGCAAAGAACAGCTCTAGAAATGCGTACAAACTACCCTGTACAAATGTTAGAGCTTGCAATTAAAGGCATGCTTCCAAAAGGACGTTTAGGACGTCAAGTTTCTAAGAAATTAAACGTGTATGCTGGAGCAGAGCATCCACACCAAGCACAACAACCAGAAGTTTACGAACTTCGCGGATAA
- a CDS encoding energy-coupling factor ABC transporter ATP-binding protein, protein MKKEKLRTENISFQYPGAASYALKDVSFSLYEGEWVSVIGQNGSGKSTLAKLLNGLFLPESGKITLNDTMILSEETVWDVRKQIGMVFQNPDNQFVGTTVQDDVVFGLENIGMPREQMIERLEQALQLVRMEDFLNEEPHSLSGGQKQRVAIAGVLALQPSILILDEATSMLDPQGRREVVETVRQLVDQKGITVLSITHDLEEAAQSDRIIILNKGEILEEGTPEQIFKSSHMLQEIGLDVPFSVKIAELLKRNEIHLQNTHLTMESLVNELWRLHSKK, encoded by the coding sequence TTGAAAAAAGAGAAACTTCGGACAGAAAATATATCATTTCAATATCCTGGGGCAGCCTCTTATGCATTAAAAGATGTTTCGTTTTCCTTATATGAAGGAGAATGGGTATCTGTTATTGGACAAAATGGTTCAGGGAAGTCTACACTTGCAAAATTATTGAATGGCTTATTTTTACCGGAATCAGGGAAAATTACTTTAAATGATACAATGATTTTATCAGAGGAAACAGTATGGGATGTTCGAAAGCAAATTGGCATGGTATTTCAAAATCCAGATAATCAATTTGTTGGAACGACAGTACAAGATGACGTTGTATTCGGCCTAGAGAACATCGGAATGCCAAGGGAGCAGATGATAGAAAGACTAGAACAAGCTCTGCAACTTGTCCGTATGGAAGATTTTTTAAATGAAGAACCCCATTCGTTATCTGGTGGACAAAAGCAGCGAGTCGCAATAGCAGGTGTTCTAGCACTTCAACCATCTATTTTAATACTAGATGAAGCAACTTCAATGTTAGACCCTCAGGGGAGACGTGAAGTAGTAGAAACGGTCAGACAACTTGTTGATCAAAAGGGTATTACGGTATTATCGATTACGCACGATTTAGAAGAAGCGGCACAGTCAGACCGTATTATTATTTTGAACAAGGGAGAAATATTAGAGGAAGGTACTCCAGAGCAAATTTTCAAATCCTCTCATATGCTCCAAGAGATTGGATTAGATGTACCTTTTTCGGTGAAAATAGCAGAATTATTAAAAAGAAATGAAATTCACTTGCAAAATACGCATCTTACAATGGAAAGCTTGGTGAACGAACTTTGGAGATTACATTCCAAAAAGTAG
- a CDS encoding adenylate kinase, protein MNLILMGLPGAGKGTQAEQIIAEYNIPHISTGDMFRAAMKAETELGLQAKSFIDKGALVPDEVTIGIVRERLSQEDCIKGFLLDGFPRTVAQASALEEIMKDLGKKIDYVLNINVDSGLLLTRLTGRRICKECGATYHLEFNPPAKADVCDKCGGELYQRSDDNEETVANRLDVNIKQTKPLLDFYEELGYLQSINGEQDINKVFADIDVLIGDLA, encoded by the coding sequence ATGAACTTGATTTTAATGGGGCTTCCTGGTGCTGGTAAAGGTACACAAGCCGAACAGATTATTGCCGAGTATAACATCCCTCACATCTCAACAGGAGATATGTTCCGTGCAGCTATGAAGGCTGAAACTGAACTTGGTTTACAAGCAAAATCTTTTATTGATAAAGGTGCGCTTGTTCCAGATGAAGTTACAATTGGAATTGTTCGTGAACGTTTAAGCCAAGAAGACTGTATTAAAGGCTTCTTATTAGATGGTTTCCCACGAACTGTTGCACAAGCATCAGCTCTTGAAGAGATTATGAAAGATCTTGGCAAAAAAATCGACTATGTTTTAAACATTAATGTGGATTCAGGGTTGTTATTAACACGCCTTACAGGCCGTCGCATTTGTAAAGAATGCGGTGCGACTTACCACTTAGAATTCAATCCGCCAGCAAAAGCTGATGTGTGCGATAAATGTGGTGGCGAATTATATCAACGCTCTGATGACAATGAAGAAACTGTAGCAAATCGTTTAGATGTAAATATTAAGCAAACAAAACCTTTGCTTGATTTCTACGAGGAGCTTGGCTACTTACAAAGCATTAATGGTGAGCAAGATATCAATAAAGTATTTGCTGATATCGATGTTCTCATCGGAGACTTAGCGTAA